The DNA region GGCCGCAGCTTTATATTGAAAATGTCATCATCGACGGGGCCAAGGAACTGGACCCGGACGACATCAAGGAAGTCCTGGCATTGAAAGAGCGCGGCATGTTTTCCTGGATCAATGATTCTGGTGTCTTGAAAGAAGAGCTTTTGGAGAGGGACGCCTCTGCCATTATGGCATTTTATCAGAGCAAGGGGTTCTTGACTGCCAGAGTCGGTCAACCTGAAGTGGATATCAAGGATGATGGCATCGACGTCATTTATAAGGTTTGGGAAGGTGATCGCTACAAGATGGGCAATACCCTGTTTCAGGGCGATCTCATTGATGACCAGGCCAAGCTGCTGGAAGTTACCGACATTGATCGTCTCAAAGAAGAAGATGAGTATTTCGATCGTCTTATATTGAGGAAGGACGTTGCGGCGCTGACCTCATATTACAACGATTACGGTTATGCCTACGCTGATGTGGGGGTTAAATTACAGGACGATGCGGAAACCAAGGTTGTCGACGTCGTGTATACCATTTCCAAGCATCAGAGGGTTCATATTCGACGGGTGCTTATCGAAGGGAACACGGTCACCAGGGATAACGTCATCATGCGTGAAATGCGCTTGGCGGACGGAGACCAGTTCAGCGGCGAGAAGTTGAAGCGTTCAAGTCAGAGACTGACTCACCTCGATTTCTTTGAGAAAGTCGACATCGCTCCTGTCCCCACCGGCAACCCCGAGGAAATGGATCTTATAGTCAAGGTCAAGGACAAATCCACCGGAAAGATAAGCGGTGGCGTCGGCTATTCCACTTATGACGGAGTCTTTTTCGGTGGTGAAGTCTCAGAAAAGAACCTCTTTGGCCGGGGATATGAGACAGGTTTCAACGGGCAGATCGGAGGCTCGACCAATAAATATGTTATCTATTTCACCAATCCACATATAAACGATACCGATCTCGGATTCGGCGTCAACATATTCAAGAAGGAGTTGGAGTACAACCAGTATGATCTTGACTCCACGGGCATTAACACGAACTTCTTTTATCCCATCGGTGAATATACCAAACTCAAATGGAACTATGGGCTTGAAAGTTATGAAATCAAGAATGTCGATTCCAACGCTTCACAAAAAGTGAAGACAGATGAGGGCTCCCATCTGTCCTCCACAGTGTCGGGAATCGTGACCCGGGACACTCGGGATGATTTTACAAGTACGACTGAAGGGACCAAGACCAACTTGACAGTGACCTTTGGTGGTGGGCCTTTGGGAGGTACAGATGATTTCATCAAGTATACAGGAACCTTTGAGTGGTGGACACCTGTTTTGGAACAAGTGGTTTTCCATTCGAAGTTCTGGGTTGGGTATTTGCATGAAAACTATGGTGGTGGGGATATCCCGGCAGCGCAACGTTTCGAACTCGGTGGCGTTGGCACGGTTCGCGGTTATTCCAATTACGATATTACTCCGACCGAGAGTTCCACTTCAACGTCTACTCTTGGTGGTGACAAGGCCTTTTATACGAACATTGAACTGAAACGGCCCTTGAGCAAGGAGTTGGGTATCGTGGCACTCACTTTCTTTGACGCAGGTAACTCCTGGAAGGAAGGAGAGATGTTCTTCGAGTCCGCTACCCGCTATGGCACCAAACCGAGCTTTGGATTGTACAAGAGCGTCGGTGCCGGTCTTAACTGGTATTCCCCCGTGGGGCCTGTCGGTTTTGTCTACGCCTATGCACTTGATGATCTTGACGGTGGCAGCCGTCACAAGGTTGAACTGATGATGGGCCAGCAGTTCTAAGTCAAATCGCTATTAATCTTTAAGGAGTTATAGAATGAAAAAAGTATGTCTGTTTGCCGTTTGTTTTGTCTTCCTGTTCCAGGCAGTGGCTTTTGCTGAAACCAAGATCGCAGTTTTCAATACCCAGAAGATCATACAGGACAGTGCATACGGTAAAGAAGTGCGGGCCAAGCTTGATGCCAAGTTCAATGCTCGTGGCAATCAACTCAAGAAAGAACGTGAAGATCTTGAAAAATTGAAGACGCAGATCGACAGCAAGGCTTTCGAAGGAAAGACCTTGCAGGACAAGGTCACTGATCTCAGACGTCGCGGGCGTGATTGGAATGAAGATTATTCCGTATACCAGAAGGCCATACAGGCAGAACAGAACGAATTGGGCAAGCCCATCCTGCTTAAGCTTGAGAAGGTCGTCATGGATTATTGTACTACCCATGGGTACACTATTGCCTTTGACAAACAGACCCCTGGTCTTGCCTTCATGGCGGACGGTCTTGATATTACCGATGATCTTGTCAAAGCCCTGGATAAGTTGAAGCAGTCAGGAAAGTAGTGGAATGGGCATAAAACTCTCTGCCCTGGCTGCGAAGCTCGGGCTTGATTTTACTGGTGCAGATATGGAGATTAACGGGGTGAACACCCTGGATAAGGCTGGACCTGACGAGATTTCTTTTCTGGTTAGCCCTAAGTATCTGCAGCAGCTCGAAACCAGCAAGGCCGGATGTGTTCTCACATCCGGCCCTTATACCGACAAAGTCAAGACCGCCCTGGTCAGTTCCAATGTATACATGGACTTGGCCAAGGTCGTTGGTGTGTTTGCACGTCCTCAAGGGTGCCTGAGTGGGATCAGTGAACTCGCTTTTGTCCATCCGAGTGCCAAGGTCGACGCCTCAGCCACTGTGTATCCTTTCGCCTTTGTGGGGGAAGGAGCAGTCATTGGTGCAAATACCGCGGTATTTGCCGGAGTGTATGTTGGAGAACAGACCGTAGTAGGCAACAACTGCATTCTCTACCCAAACAGCGTTGTCATGGGTGGGCTGACACTTGGGAACAATGTCATCCTTCAGCCCGGAGCCGTGCTGGGTGGCGACGGTTATGGTTACGCCCAGACACCGGTGGGGCATTTGAAGATTCCCCAGATCGGGTCTGTTGTTATCGAAGATGATGTCGAGGTCGGTTCCAACACGGCCATCGATCGTGCCGCATTGGATACCACTCGGATCAAACGGGGCACTAAAATTGATAACCTTGTTCAAATCGGCCATAATGTTGAGATCGGCGAGCATTGCCTTGTCATCGGTCAGACCGGGATAGGCGGCAGCACAGTGATCGGCAATGGCGTGATTCTGGCCGGTCAGGCCGGTATTCCGGATAATGTGAAGATAGGCGATGGGGCCATGATTGCAGCGCAGAGCGGTGTGATGGGCGATGTAGAGGCCGGGAGCAAGATGGCCGGTAGCCCTGCCATGAGTGCACAAACGTATTTCAAGGCTGTTGCCGTGTGCACCCCCAAACTGCCGGATTTATTTAAAAGAGTTAAGAAACTGGAAAAAGAGTTGGCGGCCTTGACGGCGGCTACCGGAGAAAATGATGAGTAACGAGTTTGCACTCGACATTCGTGAGATACTGGAGATGCTGCCGCATCGATACCCATTTCTTCTGGTGGACAGGATTCTTGACATTGAGCCTGGTGTAAAACTTAAGGCTTTGAAAAATGTTACCATGAACGAGGAATTCTTCCAGGGGCATTTTCCAGGTATGCCTGTCATGCCCGGCGTTCTCCAGCTTGAGGCTCTTGCGCAGACCGGTGCCATTTTTGTCATGAACACCTTTGAGGAACCGCTGGGGGACAAGATTTTTCTGTTCACAGGGTTGAATAAAGTGAAGTTTCGTCGACCTGTTGTTCCCGGAGATCAATTGATTCTTAATGTGTATTTTGAAAAACGAAAAATGAATATTTGGAAGATGCGCGGTGTGGCAGAAGTCGATGGGCAAGTCACTTGCCAGGGAGAGTTCTCTGCAGCGATTGTCAATAAGGGAGATATGTAATGGCTTGTAGTATTCACCCGAGTGCCGTTATCGATCCTACCGCTGAATTAGGTACGGATGTCAAGATCGGACCTTATGTTGTGGTGGGTGCCGATGTCAGCATTGGAGATGGGACTTATCTTGAGTCACATTGTGTGATTCAGGCGGATACCGAACTTGGTGTCAACAACCATGTCCACCCACATGCAGTCATCGGCGGTGAGCCGCAGCACCTCGCCTACAAGGGCGAAAAGACTTTTACCCGTATCGGCGACAACAATGTCATCCGGGAATGTGTGACCATACACCGTGGCACCATGCAGGGTGAAGGCAAGACGAGCATTGGTTCCAATTGCATGTTCATGGCCTACTCCCATATTGCTCACGATTGTACTGTCAGTGACAATGTGATTTTGGCCAATGCCGTACAGCTGGCAGGACATGTGGTGGTCGGACGAAATGTCATCATCAGTGGATTGTCGGCCGTTCAGCAATTCATCCGTATCGGCGAGTACTCCTTTCTGGGGGGAGCCAGCGGTTACAAACTCGACGTTCCGCCGTTCATGCTGGCCCACGGTGTTCGTGGAATGCTGTTCGGACCCAATCTGATAGGCTTGCGCCGCAACGGATTTGATTCCGCAGCCTGCAAGGGGTTGAAAAAGGCTTATAAAATCATCTTCCGGTCTGGCTTGACCAAGGAACAGAGTCTTGTTCAGGTGGAGCAGGAGATTCCGGGAGTTCCGGAAGTGGCAAGATTGGTTGCTTTCATTCGTGAAAGCAAGAACGGCGTCACCCCTGACCACAAGCAGCGCTGCGCTCACGACGACTAGGCTTAACCCCTCGCATGTCACAGTCCAATTCCACCATCGGTCTCATTGCCGGGGGCAAGCAATTTCCAGTCCTGGTGGCTCAAGGGGTAAAAGCCATGGGCCACCGTCTCGTGGTGGCCGGTTTTACCGGTCACACGAACATGGATGTGGCCCCTTTGGCCGATGTCTGGAAAGAACTCAAGCTCGGCAAGCTGAATCAGCTCATCAATTTCTTCAAGTCCAATGATGTAGATAAGGTCATAATGGCCGGAACCATCGAAAAGCCCAAGGTCATGGATATCCGCCATCTGGATGTGCGTGCCATCAAGCTGGTACTCGGGAAGAAAAACAAAGGTGATTCAGCCTTGTTGGGCGTTATTGCCGGAGAGTTTGAAAAGGAAGGCATGCTCGTGGTGCCGGCCCATGAATATCTGCCAGACCTGCTTACTCCCGAAGGCGTCCTGACTCGTCGGGAACCGGACGAACGAGAATGGGGCGATTTGAAGTTCGCTTGGGGAATTGCCAAGGAACTCGGCAGGATGGACGTCGGGCAGTGCGTTGTCGTTCGCGAGGGAATCGTGGCGGCAGTGGAAGCTCTTGAAGGAACTGACGCCACCATCCGGCGCGGTTGTGAATTTGGCGGAGCAGGATGTGTTGTGGTCAAGGTTTTCAAACCTGGGCAGCAAAAGGAAGTTGATTTGCCGAGTCATGGTCTGGACACTCTCAGTATCATGGCAGAAGGCAAAGCTACCTGTCTTGGAGTCGAGGCGGAGAAAAGCCTCTTTTTCGATCGACAAGCGGCCCTGGATTTTGCCGACAAGGCTGGTATAGCCGTGGTCGGTCTGACTTCTGATTTTCCTCCCCAGTCTTAATAAACACCAATATATCTCTACAGCGGCACACCTTGCAAAGGGTGATGTGTTGTGCGATTATTCTTTGAAGTCATGGAGTTATGTTTTGTAATGGCTTCCTCTGACTGTTTGAATCCTTTTTTGTCTTAGGTTGGCCAATGGATACAGCGATTGAGTGCATGCCCTGTTTCATTAGAATGGCGGAAAGGGAGGCGTGTATTGCCTGCCCTGATGATTTGGATATGCAACAGGAAATTATTCAGGAGTGGGGGGCGCTTCTTCCAACTCTGGACCTGAATGTCCCGCCGCCGGCCATCGCCCGGCAGTTGGCTGAACTGGTTCGTGATAAGACCGGATGCACCGATCTCTATGCGGCCGACAAGGAAGAAGCCAACGCTTTGGTCAGCAATTTGTTGCCGTCTTTGAAAGATCGTATCGAGACTGAAAGACAGAAAAACGGGGATCCTTTGTCCCTGGCTCTCGAGTTGGCCATAATCGGTAATTATATTGATCGCGGCGTGGAAATCCAATTTGATCTGGAAAAGGAACTGGCTGAAGTTGTCGGTTCTGTCTCACCGGAAATCATTAATGAATTCAAGATCAGAGCTTCAAGCGGGGCCTCGGTGCTCATCCTGGGTGACAATACCGGAGAGATTGTTTTGGACACCCTTCTTGTGGAAGAACTCAAACGATTCGGGTGCGATGTGACCTTTGCCGTCAGGTCCAGGCCGGTCCTCAACGATGCTACCATGGAAGACGCTCGCGCCGTTGGGATGACAGCCTTGTGCCGGGTGGTGGAAAGCGGAGTGGATACGCCGGGTACGGTTTTGGACCGTTGCACGCCGGATTTTATCCAGCGGATGCGACAGGCCGATGTTATTCTGAGCAAAGGGCAGGGCAATTTCGAATCTCTTGAGGGAAAATGGCCGGGAGTCTTTTGCGCTTTCAAGGTCAAGTGTGAACGCATAGCCAGGAAGACCGGCCTGGCTTTTGGATCGAGCGCTTTTTGCCTGACAACGGGCGATGATGTTGCTGGCCGGTGACGGGGAGAGGGGGGCATATGGCTAGACGTTTTGCTCTCATACTTGTCGAATGCTTTGTTGCCTTGATTCTGATCATAGCCGCAGTCTTGTTTGCGGCTTCCTATTATATCGATACAACTGAATTCCGTGATCTTTTCACCGATACCCTGAAGACCGCCCTGAAAAGGGATGTCGAGTTGGTCGGCGATTTGGATATTGCAATATGGCCAACACTTGCCCTTGAAGTCAGTGGGCTTGATGTCCATGAAGCCTCCGGGTTCGGAGAGGGAATCGCAGCGCATTTTGATGATATAAGTGTCATGGTTCGGGTTATTCCGCTTTTTTCCAGGCTGATTGAAGTGGAATCCATCGTTGTTGATGGTTTCAAGGGCGTGGTGGTGCAGAACGCCGAAGGCCATTTCAACTGGGAGTCCGTATTAGTTCGTGAATCTCAGAGCGGATTGGCTTCATCGCCTTTGCCCGGATGGGAATTTTTCGTTCAGAGCGTCGAGATATTGGGTGCCGAAATCTTGCTCAAGGACGAGAAGGAGAAAACCGAATATACGCTGAGTGGTATAGATCTCAGGACCGGAAGCATTCGGTTTGGTGAAGACGTACCGTATTCCGTAAGCAGCCAGTTCGCCTGGGCGGATAAGGAAATCGTCTCAGATCTGGTTTTGAAGGGCTTGGTTCGTCTTGTTCCAGTTGGGATGGGGTTGAGCTTTAAGGATACCAACTTCCAGGCGTCATTATACGGTGGCATTTTGCCGGAAAACGTCGCCCCAGGTGTAATTGTTGCCAAGGTAGGCCTGGATCTGGACAAGCGGACTGTGAGTTTGAATGACTTCGAGGCACGGTTTTTCGGCATCAGGGCAGAGGGCAACCTTAAAAGCGGTGACTTGCGCAAAGGGCTGGATATCAGCGGACATGTGACGGTGCATCCCTTTTCGCCGGTTGATTTGCTCACACGATATGCCCCTCATTTACCCCTGAAGGATGTTGAGGGCCTGAAAAGCAGTGCTCTTGCCACATTTGTGCGAGTGACTGAGGAGGGTGCCCTTTTCGAGAACCTGGTGTTTACTCTGGATGACGTCACTGTTCGCGGACAACTTGGTTTCAAGGGGTATCGAAAGCCGGTTTTCGATTTTTCCCTTCGGGGAAATACCATTGATTTCGATAGATATCTGCCTCTGTTCAGGACAGGAACACCGTTTATTTGGGATGATTTCCATCTCCCGTTCTTCAGGGCTTTTCGCGGCAAGGGAATGATCCGGGCTGATGGCTTCGAAATACTGGAAACCCTGGTTTCCGACATTCGTTTGAATGTCGATGCCACTGATGACGGGATAACGCTGGATGCCGGAGCGATCAGGGAAGGTATGGGGTCCCTTGGCGGCAACATGAAGATCAACATCGGTTCGACCGGAGACGGTACCGTGCCGACTTTGGCGCTGGCCGCTGGCATTGATGCCGAATCGCAAAAACAAGGGTTCACCTTCCTGCAGCAGGCCCCCCTGGATATCGGAGGGGCAGGGAAACTGCGGCTCAAGGCAACGGTTTCGAAAATGCAGTGCCCTCCCGAAGACCGTTCGATTTTCATCTTGCGTCATCTTTTCGGTACCATGTCTCTTGCCCTGGACCAGGGAGCGGCCCGTTTTGCAAAAAGGGCCGGCGAGTCACTTGAGTTGCAGTATTCCAAGGCCGATCTGGAAGTGCAGGTCAGTCCTGTGGCCGGAAACAGTGATGTTTTCTGGGAATCCAACCTTGCCGCCAATCTGAAAACCCGCGGAGGCAAGGATATAGAATCCTTGAATGTGACAGTCAGCGGACCGTTTGCCATGGCAATTGATGGTGATCATGTCAAAAGTTCCGGCCTGGCCGTCAATGGACATATTTCTCCATCCCTGTTGCCCAAGGAGGCGAAGCGGTTGACTGCAGGCGGTACGGTCGGCTTTGATTCCAAGGCGGCCACAGTGGAAATACAGGATGCCGTTATTCAGGCTCTTGAAACAACCGTTGGCGGAAATGTGAAATTGAGCGGTTTCGGCAAGAACGTCACGGCTCAAGGGAACATTGCAATATCTCAAGCCGATCCGAAGCGAATTATCTATCTGCTGGCGGGCAAGAGTATCGCCACCAAGGACGCTGACGCTCTCAAGAACGTTTCCGTGGAGTCTCAGTTTGCCGCAGATGAGCAGGGCTTCACGTTGAGCGAGTTCTCGGGGGAACTGGACGGCATGCCGCTTAAGGGGCATGTGGTTGGAACCGGATATGTGCAGCCCATGCTCGCATTTTCTTTGGCCGCCGGTTCCTTTGATCTGGATAGGTATCTGCCGCCAAGGAAACAGCCCAGTCTGAGCGAGTTGCGGGAGGGCACGGTGCCGAAATCCGAACCGGTCGACTTGCCGTTGAAGTTTCTTCGTTATCTTAAACTCAACGGGAAAATCGCGGTCAATTCTTTTACCTTGGCCAAGATTCGGTCGGAGTCCCTGAGCGGAATAGTGAAGGCCAATGAAGGCATCATCACTATTTCCGACATCAAAGGGAAGCTTCATGGAGGAACATTGAACGCTGATTTGAAGGGGAAAGCCGAAGTCAGCGAACTCGCCACCCATCTGTTGCTGAATGTGGACAACATGCAGGTCGGCCCGCTCATGGGCGAGATGGCTGAGCGGGAATATGTTCGAGGTGAAACCGACCTCAAACTGGATCTTCGGAGCAAGGGGGGGACCGATGATGCCATTTTGGAAAATCTGCTTGGTCTGGCATCCCTTCGAGTGGTCAATGGTTCTTTCAAGTTCACCGGCTATGACGCCCCTCAGCAAAAGGTTTCGAATGCGAGAAGCAAACAAATCGGCCAACAGACGATCTCACGAACAGATCATAGGACGGCTTTTCAAAAGGTTGTAGCCAACTTCACGGTTCAAAAAGGAATATTCAACATGAATAAATTCCGGCTTGAAGCACCGCCGGTACTGCAAGCGTACGGGGAGGGCAGTTTCAGTCTGCCGGCCAATTCAATCAATGTTTCCATTCGTAACGATTTTGTGGCGGTGCCAAGCGTGACGCTTCGTTTGACGGGCAAGCTGACAGATCCCAAGGTGGACATCCCCACAGGCAGGATTCTCAATGATACGGTGTTCAATATCCTTAGTCTGCCCCAGAAGTCTTTCGAATTCTTGCGAGACCTGTTCTAAAGTCCGTCTTCAACTTGTTTGTACATGAGGAAACTGTGTATATGGCTGGAGAATCAGACCGCAAAAACAGGATCAGTCCTTTGGAGTTGATATGAGTGCAGCCAGAATAGCGTGGACTTCCACACGGTTGAAGAGGCATTTCAAGGAAGGGATCTGGGTGCGTAACACCCCAGAGACGCCTTTTTATATCCGTCTTTGGCGCGGAACACTGCGGCTACTCTATTTGGTCGGGTTCGGCTTTGTCAAGGATCAGACGGTCATTCGTGCAGCGGCTCTGACATTTACCACCATTCTCTCCATCGTGCCGTTCCTGGCTGTGGCGTTCTCCATTTCCAAGGGGTTCGGGTTGCAGAACAACGAGTATATTCGAACTCTCATTCTGAAGTTGACCACCGGCCGTGTTGAAGTGGCTGACAAAATTATAGAATACATTGACCGGACCAATGTTCAGGCATTGGGATGGGTCGGTGTGGCCACCCTGTTGTTTACCGTGTTCTCTTTGGTCGGCACTACGGAAAAGGCCTTCAACACCATCTGGAATGTGACCAAGGGGAGGTCGGCCTGGCGCAAGGTGGCCGATTTCTTCCCTGTGATCCTGATTTGTCCCCTCGTGCTTGTTGTGGCTTCCAGTTTCAATATCAGCTTGCAGCAACAGCAGATGGTTGCGGGTCTGCTCAGCGTCGAAGCCATAGGTTTTCTTGAGTCCGTGTTCATGAAGGTGGCGCCCTATGTCCTTATATCACTGGCTTTCATGTTCATGTATGCCTTCATTCCCTATACACGGGTTGACTTTGTCGCCGCGCTCATAGGCGGCGTGGTGGGCGGCGTTTTATGGCAGATGGCCCAATGGCTCTATATCAACTGGCAAATCGGGGCGGCCAAGTACAATGCCATCTACGGCAGCTTTGCCCAGCTTCCGGTGTTGCTCATCTGGATTTATATCAGTTGGGTTATTGTTTTGTTGGGTTCTCAGGTGAGCTATGCTTGGCAAAATATCAACTCGTTCGTGAAGCAGCGCTTTTTTGGGCAGGCTACTCCTTATGAGCGGCAGAAGATCGCTGTACTCATGATGATCGTGCTGGCCAAGCGGTTTCACGAGGGTAAGCCTTTGCCTTCCGTTGAAGAGATGTCCGACGGCCTCATGGCACCGGCCACGCTGGTTTCGGATCTGTTCACAGTGCTGCAACGAGCGGGTTACACGATCTTGGCGGACGTGCAGGGATGCGAGGTCTATGCACCGGCAAGAGAATTGGAGAACGTTCGAGTACTGGACATAATACGGGCGATAAATCTTGAAGGCCAGAAGCGGGTGTTCGAGGAATTCGATGTAAAATACGGTTTTTTGGACAAGATACTCGGCCAGTTGGGTAAGGATACCGCTCAAAGCAAGGCGAATCTGACGTTGCTCGAATGTTCCGAACAATACCCGGGGGCCGTTCTCAGCATTGCGCCCGAAGACGAAGGTATGGGCCGTTGCCTGCGGCCAGGTGAATAGTCCTATTTGCTGCTGTAGACCGCTTCATAGTGCGCCTTGAGCGCCTTGAATGTTCCGTCCTCAATGGCCTGCCTGATCTGTTTCATGAGATCCAGATAGAAGTAGAGGTTGTGATAGGTGTTCAGCCTGTATGAGAGCAACTCCTTGGCCTGGTAAAGATGCCGCAGATATGCCTTGCTGAAATTGCGGCAAGTGTAGCAGTTGCAGTTGGGGTCGAGGGAGGAATCGTCCTCGGCATATTCGGCGCGTTTGATGTTGACCTTGCCCATCGAGGTGAAAAGGGTGCCGTTGCGTGCATTTCGGGATGGCAGGACGCAGTCGAACATGTCCACACCGGCGGACACGCCTTCGAGCAGATCCAGTGGCGTGCCCACGCCCATGAGGTAGCGCGGCTTGTCGTTCGGCATCTTCGGGGCAATGTGGTGCAGGATGTCGTACATTTCTTCGGTGGATTCGCCCACGGAGAGTCCGCCGATGGCAAAGCCTTCGAAATCGATTTCCCGGAGCTGTTCCAGACTCTTGTCTCGTAAATCCTTGTGAAATCCGCCCTGAACAATGCCGAACATGAGTTGGTCGCCAGCCCCCTTGGGGTAGTGTGCACGGCAACGCTGTGCCCAGCGGGTGGTCATCTCCAAGGACTTTTTCGTATACTCACGGTCGTTGCCGTAGCCCACGCATTCGTCGAGCACCATCATGATGTCAGAACCGAGATTTCTCTGGATATCGATGGCCTTTTCCGGAGAGAAGAAATGCTTGGAGCCGTCGATGTAGGAGCGGAACTCCACGCCTTCCTCCGAAAGTTTGCGGATGCCCTGAAGGCTGAATACCTGAAATCCGCCGCTGTCAGTCAGGATGGGGCGTTTCCAGTTGGAGAATTTGTGCAGGCCGCCGCGTCGAGCCACCAGATCGTCACCGGGGCGCAGGTAGAGATGATAGGTGTTGCCGAGGATGATCTGGGCATTCATTTCCTCAAGATCCAGCGGGGTGAGGCTTTTTACCGTACCCTGGGTGCCCACCGGCATGAAGATGGGGGTCTGAATGTCGCCGTGGGCCGTGCTGAGGGTGGCGCGTCGGGCCAGGTTGTCAGTGGCGTGAATGGTGAAATCACCGGGCTTGGTCATTGGTCGACTCCCTTTTTCGGACAGATGTCGTCAAGTTCACAGATTCCGCACTTGGGTTTGCGCGCAGGGCAGACCTCGCGGCCGAAGAATACCAGGTAGTGATTGATGTTTCCCCATTGCGGACGAGGAAACAGCGGCATCAGTTCCTTTTCTATTCGAATGGGGTCGGTCTTGTCGGTCAGTCCCAGGCGAAAGGCAAGGCGTTTGACGTGGGTGTCCACGGCAATGCCTTCGTTCACGCCGAAAGCATTGGAAAGCACGATGCTGGCCGTTTTGCGGGCAACCCCGCCCAGAGTGATCAGTTCGGCCATGGTTTTGGGGACTTCGCCGCCGTATTCGTTCATGATGCGGGTGGCAGCGGCCTTGATGTTCCTTGCCTTGTTGCGGAAAAAACCCGTGGATCGGACCACTTCCTCAATTTCCATCACATCGGCCTCGGCAGCGTCCCGGATGTCGGGCCACCGTTCGAAGAAGGCCGGGGTAACCATGTTCACCCGCTCGTCGGTGCACTGGGC from Pseudodesulfovibrio sp. S3 includes:
- a CDS encoding AsmA family protein, with the protein product MARRFALILVECFVALILIIAAVLFAASYYIDTTEFRDLFTDTLKTALKRDVELVGDLDIAIWPTLALEVSGLDVHEASGFGEGIAAHFDDISVMVRVIPLFSRLIEVESIVVDGFKGVVVQNAEGHFNWESVLVRESQSGLASSPLPGWEFFVQSVEILGAEILLKDEKEKTEYTLSGIDLRTGSIRFGEDVPYSVSSQFAWADKEIVSDLVLKGLVRLVPVGMGLSFKDTNFQASLYGGILPENVAPGVIVAKVGLDLDKRTVSLNDFEARFFGIRAEGNLKSGDLRKGLDISGHVTVHPFSPVDLLTRYAPHLPLKDVEGLKSSALATFVRVTEEGALFENLVFTLDDVTVRGQLGFKGYRKPVFDFSLRGNTIDFDRYLPLFRTGTPFIWDDFHLPFFRAFRGKGMIRADGFEILETLVSDIRLNVDATDDGITLDAGAIREGMGSLGGNMKINIGSTGDGTVPTLALAAGIDAESQKQGFTFLQQAPLDIGGAGKLRLKATVSKMQCPPEDRSIFILRHLFGTMSLALDQGAARFAKRAGESLELQYSKADLEVQVSPVAGNSDVFWESNLAANLKTRGGKDIESLNVTVSGPFAMAIDGDHVKSSGLAVNGHISPSLLPKEAKRLTAGGTVGFDSKAATVEIQDAVIQALETTVGGNVKLSGFGKNVTAQGNIAISQADPKRIIYLLAGKSIATKDADALKNVSVESQFAADEQGFTLSEFSGELDGMPLKGHVVGTGYVQPMLAFSLAAGSFDLDRYLPPRKQPSLSELREGTVPKSEPVDLPLKFLRYLKLNGKIAVNSFTLAKIRSESLSGIVKANEGIITISDIKGKLHGGTLNADLKGKAEVSELATHLLLNVDNMQVGPLMGEMAEREYVRGETDLKLDLRSKGGTDDAILENLLGLASLRVVNGSFKFTGYDAPQQKVSNARSKQIGQQTISRTDHRTAFQKVVANFTVQKGIFNMNKFRLEAPPVLQAYGEGSFSLPANSINVSIRNDFVAVPSVTLRLTGKLTDPKVDIPTGRILNDTVFNILSLPQKSFEFLRDLF
- a CDS encoding YhjD/YihY/BrkB family envelope integrity protein — protein: MSAARIAWTSTRLKRHFKEGIWVRNTPETPFYIRLWRGTLRLLYLVGFGFVKDQTVIRAAALTFTTILSIVPFLAVAFSISKGFGLQNNEYIRTLILKLTTGRVEVADKIIEYIDRTNVQALGWVGVATLLFTVFSLVGTTEKAFNTIWNVTKGRSAWRKVADFFPVILICPLVLVVASSFNISLQQQQMVAGLLSVEAIGFLESVFMKVAPYVLISLAFMFMYAFIPYTRVDFVAALIGGVVGGVLWQMAQWLYINWQIGAAKYNAIYGSFAQLPVLLIWIYISWVIVLLGSQVSYAWQNINSFVKQRFFGQATPYERQKIAVLMMIVLAKRFHEGKPLPSVEEMSDGLMAPATLVSDLFTVLQRAGYTILADVQGCEVYAPARELENVRVLDIIRAINLEGQKRVFEEFDVKYGFLDKILGQLGKDTAQSKANLTLLECSEQYPGAVLSIAPEDEGMGRCLRPGE
- the tgt gene encoding tRNA guanosine(34) transglycosylase Tgt, which encodes MTKPGDFTIHATDNLARRATLSTAHGDIQTPIFMPVGTQGTVKSLTPLDLEEMNAQIILGNTYHLYLRPGDDLVARRGGLHKFSNWKRPILTDSGGFQVFSLQGIRKLSEEGVEFRSYIDGSKHFFSPEKAIDIQRNLGSDIMMVLDECVGYGNDREYTKKSLEMTTRWAQRCRAHYPKGAGDQLMFGIVQGGFHKDLRDKSLEQLREIDFEGFAIGGLSVGESTEEMYDILHHIAPKMPNDKPRYLMGVGTPLDLLEGVSAGVDMFDCVLPSRNARNGTLFTSMGKVNIKRAEYAEDDSSLDPNCNCYTCRNFSKAYLRHLYQAKELLSYRLNTYHNLYFYLDLMKQIRQAIEDGTFKALKAHYEAVYSSK
- the nth gene encoding endonuclease III, with translation MKKKERATEILNRLSNRYPSPRAALTWSTPWELLVATALSAQCTDERVNMVTPAFFERWPDIRDAAEADVMEIEEVVRSTGFFRNKARNIKAAATRIMNEYGGEVPKTMAELITLGGVARKTASIVLSNAFGVNEGIAVDTHVKRLAFRLGLTDKTDPIRIEKELMPLFPRPQWGNINHYLVFFGREVCPARKPKCGICELDDICPKKGVDQ